One stretch of Thalassovita sp. DNA includes these proteins:
- a CDS encoding HD domain-containing phosphohydrolase, with the protein MAHLTEGLGVLAMAADMATGRPKGSGLTAAIVAAEFARRIGEDLSFQKDAYFLAAVRFIGCTITSHETGMMAMLDDQGFAVATMLGDWADREDLKRYLGRFIALDAPEEERDQTFNMICDVLPDAAGDFTAAHCRQSFLLAKRLPVSQEVLNCIPYYYARWDGKVLTQGGLAVPRLSRLVRITELAELVRRLENADRAKEVVAAKLGHELDPELGAAFLTHADAIFEVASATPEFEAFIAAEPGDPILMTDKCREVLAEVGADMTDHKANHFRSHSRRVAALSAAAAKVAGMGPEQIDTLRQAALVHDIGKCAISNRIWYKSAPLSVSEQLEMEGHSFQTEFILSHGAPFKPYAHIAACAHERADGSGYHRRVPLSDLACNILAVANTYDELIRGSLNTAAVTESEAAKQLTQAAADKKFLPTAVTAVLKAAGHRDRELRVAYPFGMTRREVQVLARLAKSETTAELAEALNISPKTADHHIQNIYNKTGIRARPALALLALEHGIVMD; encoded by the coding sequence ATGGCACATTTAACCGAAGGTCTTGGCGTTTTGGCCATGGCCGCAGATATGGCAACCGGTCGCCCCAAGGGATCCGGCCTGACAGCTGCTATTGTTGCCGCAGAATTTGCCCGCCGCATCGGCGAAGACCTGAGTTTTCAGAAAGACGCCTATTTTCTGGCGGCGGTGCGCTTCATCGGCTGCACCATCACCAGCCACGAAACCGGTATGATGGCCATGCTGGACGATCAGGGCTTTGCCGTGGCCACCATGCTGGGGGACTGGGCCGACCGCGAAGACCTGAAACGCTATCTGGGCCGGTTCATCGCCCTCGACGCACCTGAGGAAGAGCGGGACCAGACCTTCAACATGATCTGCGATGTTCTGCCGGACGCGGCCGGTGATTTCACCGCCGCCCATTGTCGGCAGTCTTTCCTGCTGGCCAAGCGCCTGCCGGTGTCACAGGAGGTGCTGAACTGCATCCCCTATTACTACGCCCGCTGGGACGGCAAAGTTCTGACCCAAGGCGGCCTTGCAGTGCCGCGCCTGTCGCGATTGGTGCGGATCACAGAATTGGCGGAACTCGTGCGCCGCTTGGAAAACGCTGACCGTGCCAAGGAGGTGGTCGCGGCCAAGCTGGGCCATGAGTTGGATCCTGAGTTGGGCGCGGCCTTCCTCACCCATGCGGACGCCATCTTTGAGGTGGCCAGCGCGACGCCCGAGTTCGAAGCCTTCATCGCCGCTGAACCCGGCGATCCCATCCTGATGACGGACAAATGCCGCGAGGTCCTGGCCGAGGTTGGCGCCGACATGACTGACCACAAGGCCAACCATTTCCGCAGCCATTCCAGACGGGTCGCCGCCCTTAGCGCGGCAGCGGCGAAAGTGGCGGGCATGGGGCCTGAGCAGATTGACACCCTGCGGCAGGCTGCATTGGTTCATGACATTGGCAAATGCGCCATTTCCAACCGGATCTGGTATAAATCCGCGCCGCTCAGCGTCTCAGAACAGCTGGAAATGGAAGGGCATTCCTTTCAGACCGAATTCATCCTGTCCCATGGCGCGCCGTTCAAACCCTATGCGCATATCGCCGCCTGCGCCCACGAACGCGCTGATGGCAGCGGCTACCACCGCCGCGTGCCACTCAGCGATCTGGCCTGCAACATTCTGGCGGTTGCAAATACCTATGATGAGTTGATCCGCGGCAGCCTGAACACCGCCGCGGTGACCGAAAGCGAAGCAGCCAAACAGCTGACGCAGGCCGCCGCCGACAAGAAGTTTTTGCCAACGGCGGTCACCGCCGTGCTGAAGGCCGCAGGGCACCGCGACCGCGAATTGCGCGTCGCCTACCCTTTTGGCATGACCCGCCGCGAAGTGCAGGTGCTGGCGCGGCTTGCCAAGTCTGAAACCACGGCTGAGCTGGCCGAGGCGCTCAACATCTCACCCAAGACGGCAGATCACCACATTCAGAACATCTACAACAAAACCGGCATCCGGGCCCGCCCGGCCCTGGCCCTGTTGGCCTTGGAACATGGGATCGTGATGGATTAA
- a CDS encoding SRPBCC family protein, whose product MGTYNSIVINASADQVWSALRNFNDMSWADGIVESVESTNGRGGTEVGAQRLVNGAITETLQSFDDDAMAFSYSIDDGPEVLSKDQVQGYLGKARVATITATGQSFVEWSSNWTSAKGDVKGFCDPLYAGLLGLLAAKFN is encoded by the coding sequence ATGGGCACTTACAATTCAATTGTCATCAACGCATCAGCCGATCAGGTTTGGTCTGCGTTGCGCAATTTCAACGATATGTCCTGGGCCGACGGCATTGTGGAAAGTGTCGAAAGCACCAATGGCCGCGGCGGCACCGAAGTGGGCGCACAGCGGTTGGTCAACGGTGCGATCACGGAAACCCTGCAAAGCTTTGACGATGATGCGATGGCCTTCAGCTATTCGATCGACGACGGGCCCGAGGTGCTGAGCAAGGATCAGGTGCAGGGCTATCTGGGCAAGGCGCGCGTCGCCACCATCACCGCCACCGGTCAGAGCTTTGTCGAATGGTCCTCAAACTGGACCAGCGCCAAGGGCGATGTGAAAGGCTTCTGCGATCCGCTTTACGCCGGGCTGCTGGGCCTGCTGGCTGCCAAATTCAACTGA
- a CDS encoding aspartate aminotransferase family protein translates to MTVQPNSIEARDAAYQLHSYSNARKMEAEGSLILEEGEGIYVTDNTGKRYIEGLSGLWSVAVGFGEQRLIDAANAQMQKLPYYHTFAQKSHTPSVELAEKLIEMAPVPMSKVFFTNSGSEANDTVVKLLWYRANAMGTPEKKKIISRIKGYHGVTVASASLTGLPYNHMSFDLPLPGILHTGCPHYGGFAQDGESEEQFVARLAQELDDMIQSEGPDTIAAFIGEPVMGAGGVIVPPEGYWAAIQAVLKKYDILLIADEVICGFGRTGKMFGCETMGIEPDIMVMSKQLSSSYMPISAVMMNDQVYQPVADESDKIGTFGHGYTGSGHPVGAAVALENIKIIEERDLVGNAAKLSPLFIERLTALTGNPLVKEMRGIGLIGALELKQQGDAVGVAGAAMSAACMERGLIVRNLGDTVALCPPLIITETQLNELFDIYADALASLSF, encoded by the coding sequence ATGACTGTGCAGCCAAACTCGATCGAGGCGCGGGACGCCGCTTATCAGCTGCATTCCTATTCCAACGCCCGCAAGATGGAGGCCGAAGGCTCCCTGATCTTGGAAGAGGGTGAGGGCATCTATGTCACTGACAATACCGGCAAACGTTATATCGAAGGCCTGTCTGGCTTGTGGTCGGTTGCCGTTGGGTTTGGTGAACAGCGCCTGATCGATGCCGCCAACGCGCAGATGCAGAAGCTGCCCTATTACCACACCTTCGCGCAGAAATCGCACACCCCTTCGGTCGAACTGGCTGAGAAGCTGATCGAGATGGCACCGGTGCCGATGTCCAAGGTGTTCTTCACCAACTCCGGCTCAGAAGCGAATGACACGGTGGTGAAACTGCTGTGGTATCGCGCCAATGCGATGGGCACTCCGGAGAAGAAGAAGATCATCAGCCGGATCAAAGGCTATCACGGTGTCACCGTGGCTTCGGCCAGCCTGACCGGACTGCCCTACAACCACATGTCCTTTGACCTGCCGCTGCCCGGCATCCTGCACACCGGTTGCCCGCATTACGGCGGCTTCGCACAGGACGGCGAAAGCGAGGAACAGTTCGTCGCCCGTCTGGCTCAGGAACTGGACGATATGATCCAGTCCGAAGGCCCCGACACCATCGCCGCCTTCATCGGTGAACCGGTGATGGGCGCAGGTGGCGTGATTGTTCCGCCTGAGGGCTACTGGGCCGCCATTCAGGCCGTGCTGAAGAAATACGATATCCTGCTGATCGCGGATGAGGTGATCTGTGGGTTTGGCCGTACCGGCAAGATGTTTGGCTGTGAAACCATGGGGATTGAGCCTGACATCATGGTGATGTCGAAACAGCTGTCGTCTTCCTACATGCCGATCTCAGCCGTGATGATGAACGATCAAGTCTATCAGCCGGTTGCGGACGAAAGCGATAAGATCGGCACCTTTGGTCACGGTTACACCGGGTCCGGCCATCCGGTTGGCGCGGCTGTGGCGCTGGAAAACATCAAGATCATCGAAGAGCGTGATCTGGTTGGCAATGCCGCCAAACTGTCGCCGCTGTTCATCGAGCGCCTGACGGCGTTGACCGGTAATCCGCTGGTCAAGGAGATGCGCGGCATTGGCCTGATCGGCGCGTTGGAGCTGAAGCAGCAGGGTGATGCGGTTGGCGTTGCAGGTGCGGCCATGTCGGCGGCCTGTATGGAGCGTGGTCTGATTGTGCGGAACCTTGGTGACACCGTGGCCCTGTGTCCGCCGCTGATCATCACCGAGACGCAGCTGAATGAGCTGTTTGACATCTACGCAGATGCGCTGGCCAGCCTGAGTTTCTGA
- a CDS encoding xanthine/uracil/vitamin C permease gives MRAGSYNYALFSRSDFSAFWALFTDNLINLMVLAGICQFVFGMPAEIVFGRIVPGAAVAILAGIAVYVGLAKRAAKQHGRDVTALPYGISTPVMFVYLFGVIGPIYWSTNDPMLAWQVGIGAGFMGGIVAALGAVVGPWLKRVTPRAGMLGTLCGIALVFIGTVPLATVFEHPFIGFASMIIILWGLVGRFRLPFNIPAGLLALIVGTVVALAMGEAKISAEGIGFYPPLPYVGDLIAGIQHLFANPELFLVLVPVQIYNFIETMNNVESAEAAGDHYPVATCQITDGLGTMVGAVFGSPFPTTAYIGHPAYKRMGAHAGYIIGVGVVIPVAAFFGLLAFLNNLIPVAAAAPVLVFVALSLITNTAHSIKTEHMAAVTIAMMPHVSAFLMTKWGSLMGALGATGVEGLPQMGDPALTAALLQQGAHFEGHLALSQGAILTGLIWGAIVAYVIDGKFRAAGGFALAATGMSMVGIIHGASLHWPDLNAVSMGYLISAAFLFIYPAFHKEDELVNEHAVVDEPAANPAE, from the coding sequence ATGCGGGCAGGGAGCTATAACTATGCGCTGTTTTCACGCAGCGATTTCAGTGCCTTTTGGGCGCTTTTTACGGATAATCTGATCAACCTGATGGTGCTTGCGGGCATCTGTCAGTTTGTCTTTGGCATGCCTGCCGAGATTGTCTTTGGACGTATCGTACCGGGGGCTGCGGTCGCTATACTGGCTGGTATCGCGGTTTATGTTGGCCTGGCCAAACGCGCAGCAAAGCAGCACGGTCGCGATGTCACCGCACTGCCTTACGGCATCTCCACCCCGGTGATGTTTGTCTATCTTTTCGGTGTGATCGGCCCGATCTACTGGTCCACAAACGATCCGATGCTGGCCTGGCAGGTTGGCATTGGCGCGGGCTTCATGGGCGGCATTGTTGCGGCGCTTGGCGCTGTTGTTGGCCCCTGGCTGAAGAGGGTCACCCCGCGCGCCGGTATGCTGGGCACGCTCTGCGGTATTGCGCTGGTCTTTATCGGCACGGTGCCACTGGCGACGGTGTTTGAACATCCGTTTATCGGCTTTGCCTCGATGATCATCATCCTTTGGGGCTTGGTTGGTCGCTTCCGCCTGCCGTTCAACATTCCCGCGGGTCTGTTGGCGCTGATTGTCGGCACCGTGGTGGCGCTGGCGATGGGGGAAGCCAAGATCTCGGCCGAGGGGATCGGGTTCTACCCGCCGCTGCCCTATGTGGGTGACCTGATTGCGGGGATCCAGCATCTCTTTGCCAACCCGGAATTGTTCCTGGTTCTGGTGCCGGTGCAGATCTACAACTTCATCGAAACCATGAACAACGTCGAAAGTGCAGAAGCGGCTGGCGATCACTACCCCGTGGCCACCTGCCAGATCACCGATGGTCTGGGCACTATGGTGGGCGCGGTCTTTGGCTCACCTTTCCCGACCACCGCCTATATCGGCCACCCGGCCTATAAGCGGATGGGCGCACATGCCGGCTACATCATCGGTGTTGGTGTTGTGATCCCGGTGGCGGCCTTCTTTGGCCTGCTGGCGTTCCTCAACAACCTGATCCCCGTGGCCGCTGCTGCGCCGGTTCTGGTTTTTGTGGCGCTGAGCCTGATCACCAATACGGCCCATTCGATCAAAACCGAACATATGGCCGCGGTGACCATCGCGATGATGCCGCATGTGTCGGCTTTCCTGATGACCAAATGGGGATCGCTGATGGGGGCGCTTGGCGCCACCGGAGTTGAGGGACTGCCGCAGATGGGCGACCCGGCGCTGACCGCCGCCCTGCTGCAGCAAGGCGCGCATTTTGAGGGGCATCTGGCCCTCAGCCAGGGCGCCATCCTGACCGGTCTGATCTGGGGCGCCATCGTGGCCTATGTCATCGACGGCAAGTTCCGCGCTGCAGGGGGCTTTGCCCTGGCGGCAACCGGCATGTCGATGGTCGGCATCATCCACGGGGCCAGCCTGCATTGGCCGGATCTGAATGCCGTCTCCATGGGGTATCTGATCTCGGCCGCGTTCCTGTTCATCTATCCCGCCTTCCACAAGGAAGACGAGCTGGTGAACGAACACGCCGTGGTGGATGAACCCGCAGCAAACCCGGCTGAATAA
- the gph gene encoding phosphoglycolate phosphatase (PGP is an essential enzyme in the glycolate salvage pathway in higher organisms (photorespiration in plants). Phosphoglycolate results from the oxidase activity of RubisCO in the Calvin cycle when concentrations of carbon dioxide are low relative to oxygen. This enzyme is a member of the Haloacid Dehalogenase (HAD) superfamily of aspartate-nucleophile hydrolase enzymes (PF00702).), producing the protein MARIVFDLDGTLINSAPEIQFVANSLLADRGLEPLSLQETIGFIGNGAAVLIEKMSLARGIEPSEHATLLATLEERYMHSSDKSEVYPNVVAALDSLRGAGHRLGVCTNKPLAPAKAVLAHLDLAKHFDVVLGGDSLPQRKPDPAPLHATFDALGDGPVIYVGDSDVDAETAHRAGVPFLLFTEGYCKVPHAELPHHALFDDFARLPELVQALVSA; encoded by the coding sequence ATGGCCCGTATCGTTTTTGACCTCGACGGCACGCTGATCAACAGCGCGCCGGAAATCCAATTTGTCGCCAACTCCCTTCTGGCGGATCGCGGGCTGGAGCCGCTGAGCCTGCAGGAAACCATCGGGTTCATCGGCAACGGGGCCGCCGTGTTGATCGAAAAGATGAGCCTGGCGCGCGGCATTGAGCCCAGTGAACACGCGACATTACTGGCCACCTTGGAGGAGCGCTACATGCATTCCTCGGACAAATCCGAGGTCTATCCGAATGTCGTCGCGGCACTGGACAGCCTGCGCGGGGCGGGTCATCGACTGGGCGTTTGCACCAACAAGCCACTCGCCCCGGCCAAGGCCGTGCTGGCCCATCTGGATCTGGCCAAACATTTCGATGTGGTTTTGGGCGGCGACAGCCTGCCCCAGCGCAAGCCTGACCCGGCACCGCTGCACGCCACGTTTGACGCGCTAGGGGATGGGCCGGTGATCTATGTTGGCGATAGCGATGTAGACGCGGAAACCGCCCATCGGGCCGGGGTGCCCTTCCTGTTGTTTACTGAAGGCTATTGCAAAGTGCCCCACGCAGAGCTGCCGCATCACGCACTGTTTGATGATTTTGCGCGGCTGCCGGAATTGGTTCAGGCGTTGGTTTCAGCTTAA
- a CDS encoding DUF1330 domain-containing protein, whose translation MFKKLITAAALSTSLMTGAALADPVYLVATVSVTDWDKYMSDYASIAIPAIVGAGGEVLVGAQEVSVVEGSYDHNWTVVVKFPSADAANGFYGSPEYQAVIPARHAATNTDTSVLMVAPQFTPPS comes from the coding sequence ATGTTCAAGAAACTCATCACCGCCGCCGCCCTGTCCACCAGCCTGATGACCGGTGCCGCCCTTGCCGATCCGGTCTATCTGGTCGCCACCGTCTCCGTCACCGATTGGGACAAATACATGAGCGATTATGCCTCCATCGCGATCCCGGCCATCGTTGGCGCTGGCGGCGAGGTGCTGGTCGGCGCGCAGGAGGTCAGCGTTGTCGAAGGCAGCTATGATCACAACTGGACCGTGGTGGTCAAATTCCCCTCCGCTGATGCGGCCAACGGGTTTTACGGCTCCCCGGAATATCAGGCGGTGATCCCTGCCCGCCACGCCGCAACCAACACCGACACCTCGGTCCTGATGGTGGCACCGCAGTTCACGCCGCCCTCCTGA
- a CDS encoding choline dehydrogenase translates to MEFDYVIVGGGSGGATLAARLSEDPEVSVCLLEAGGAGKSIFVRAPMAVVAMLPNYVRLNNWCFETVPQKGLNGRKGYQPRGKALGGSSAINAMLYVRGHAGDYDEWADLGCTGWGWQDVLPYFQKSENNEHGGDEVHGGDGPLQVSDQKAPRPISRAFVEAGAQLQHRVVEDFNRGDNEGIGLYQVTQFHDPAKNGERCSAAAAYLHPVMERPNLTVITGAHAERILFDGKRATGVSYRQKRQSHTVSAKREVVLSGGAFNSPQLLQLSGIGRAEDITPHGIDMVHELPGVGQNLQDHLDFTLAYKTKDTNNVGIGLRASWHALKEMLRWRKDGNSMVATPFAEGAAFLKTSPAEERPDIQLHFVISIVDDHARKLHLGHGYSCHICALRPYSRGSVGLSSADPMAPPRIDPAYLSDQRDLDLMIKGAKMTRDIMKTEPLKAYESKELFGISDGMSDADWAGKIRERADTIYHPVGTCKMGVDDMAVVDPELRVHGLEALRVVDASVMPRLIGGNTNAPTIMIAEKAADMIKAEYRKAP, encoded by the coding sequence ATGGAATTTGACTATGTGATTGTGGGCGGCGGATCCGGCGGGGCGACCCTGGCCGCGCGCCTCAGCGAAGATCCAGAGGTTTCCGTTTGTCTGCTGGAGGCCGGTGGCGCCGGCAAAAGCATCTTTGTGCGCGCGCCCATGGCGGTTGTTGCGATGCTGCCCAACTATGTGCGGCTGAACAATTGGTGTTTTGAAACCGTCCCGCAGAAAGGCCTGAATGGTCGCAAAGGCTACCAGCCGCGCGGCAAGGCGCTGGGGGGATCATCAGCGATCAACGCCATGCTCTACGTGCGGGGCCATGCGGGCGACTACGATGAATGGGCGGATCTGGGCTGCACAGGCTGGGGCTGGCAGGATGTGCTGCCCTATTTCCAGAAGTCCGAAAACAACGAACATGGTGGCGATGAGGTACACGGCGGCGATGGGCCGCTACAGGTCAGCGACCAGAAAGCCCCGCGCCCGATCTCCCGCGCCTTTGTCGAGGCGGGTGCGCAACTGCAGCACCGTGTGGTGGAGGATTTCAATCGCGGCGACAATGAAGGCATCGGCCTCTATCAGGTCACCCAGTTTCACGATCCTGCCAAGAACGGCGAACGCTGCTCAGCCGCCGCGGCCTATCTGCACCCGGTGATGGAGCGTCCCAACCTCACCGTCATTACCGGCGCGCATGCAGAACGGATACTGTTTGACGGCAAACGCGCCACCGGGGTCAGCTACCGCCAGAAACGGCAGAGCCATACGGTCAGCGCCAAACGTGAAGTGGTGCTGAGCGGCGGGGCCTTTAACTCCCCCCAGCTGCTGCAGCTGTCTGGGATTGGTCGCGCGGAAGACATCACGCCGCATGGGATCGACATGGTGCATGAGCTGCCGGGTGTCGGGCAGAACCTGCAGGACCATCTGGATTTCACCCTGGCCTATAAAACCAAGGATACGAACAACGTCGGCATCGGGCTGCGTGCCTCCTGGCATGCACTGAAGGAAATGCTGCGCTGGCGTAAGGATGGCAATTCGATGGTGGCCACCCCCTTTGCCGAAGGCGCGGCCTTCCTGAAAACCTCCCCTGCGGAGGAGCGGCCGGACATTCAGCTGCATTTTGTGATCTCGATTGTCGACGACCATGCCCGCAAGCTGCATCTGGGGCATGGCTATTCCTGCCACATCTGTGCGCTGCGCCCCTATTCGCGCGGTTCGGTTGGCCTGTCCTCAGCCGATCCGATGGCGCCGCCCCGCATTGATCCAGCCTATCTGAGCGACCAACGCGACCTGGATCTGATGATCAAAGGCGCCAAGATGACCCGCGACATCATGAAGACCGAGCCCCTGAAAGCCTACGAAAGCAAAGAGCTGTTCGGTATCTCCGACGGGATGAGCGATGCGGACTGGGCCGGAAAAATTCGCGAACGGGCCGATACGATCTACCACCCCGTGGGCACCTGCAAAATGGGCGTAGATGACATGGCCGTGGTGGATCCAGAACTGCGTGTGCATGGGCTTGAGGCGCTGCGGGTTGTCGATGCCTCGGTCATGCCGCGGCTGATTGGCGGCAACACCAATGCCCCCACCATCATGATCGCAGAAAAAGCCGCAGACATGATCAAGGCTGAGTATCGGAAAGCACCCTAA
- the guaD gene encoding guanine deaminase, whose product MTATPQKKLLRGRVLSFTAEPLDHRDTDAYRYIEDGALLIEGGRIAAMGAYEDVAPQAAGVPVVDHRPHLLMPGFIDTHMHFPQVQVIASWGDQLLDWLNNYTFPEETRFFAPEHSAAMARRFYDLIVGHGTTTAVAFCSVHKTSAEAYFEEAARRDMRMIGGKVMMDRNAPDALRDTAQAGYDETKELIAKWHGRGRALYAVSPRFAITSTPEQLEMAGTLMAEHPECYMQTHLSENHDEIAFTKELYPDAPDYLGVYEKYGLLSDKALLGHAIHLEQREIDVMTSTGAKPVFCPTSNLFLGSGLFDDGGLRDSGITNAIATDIGAGTSYSMLQTLNEGYKILQLQGQKLHPLRAFHWITRGNAVALGLEDKIGTLEAGTEADVVVLNARATAAMELRMERAESLSEELFILQMLGDDRSVDQVYVAGKAQKSVPDQGYSPSVAA is encoded by the coding sequence ATGACTGCAACGCCACAGAAGAAGCTCCTGCGGGGGCGCGTGCTGAGCTTTACCGCCGAACCGCTGGATCACCGCGACACAGACGCCTATCGCTATATCGAAGACGGCGCGCTGCTGATCGAAGGGGGCCGGATCGCGGCAATGGGCGCATATGAGGACGTTGCACCCCAGGCAGCCGGCGTGCCGGTGGTGGACCACCGTCCGCATCTGCTGATGCCGGGGTTCATCGACACCCATATGCACTTCCCGCAGGTGCAGGTGATCGCCTCCTGGGGGGATCAGCTGCTGGACTGGCTGAACAACTACACCTTCCCTGAAGAGACCCGTTTTTTCGCGCCGGAACATAGTGCTGCGATGGCCCGCCGGTTTTATGACCTGATCGTGGGCCACGGCACCACAACGGCTGTGGCGTTCTGCTCGGTGCATAAAACCTCGGCCGAGGCCTATTTCGAAGAGGCCGCGCGCCGCGACATGCGGATGATCGGTGGCAAGGTGATGATGGATCGCAACGCCCCCGACGCGCTGCGCGATACGGCGCAAGCGGGCTATGACGAAACCAAAGAGCTGATTGCCAAATGGCATGGCCGGGGTAGGGCGCTTTATGCGGTGTCGCCGCGATTTGCGATCACCTCAACCCCTGAACAGCTGGAGATGGCGGGCACCCTGATGGCTGAGCACCCTGAGTGCTACATGCAGACCCACCTCAGCGAAAACCATGATGAGATTGCCTTTACCAAGGAGCTTTACCCCGACGCGCCGGATTATCTGGGCGTCTATGAAAAATACGGGCTGCTGTCGGATAAGGCGCTGTTGGGCCATGCCATCCATCTGGAACAGCGTGAGATTGATGTGATGACCAGCACCGGGGCCAAGCCGGTGTTCTGCCCGACTTCTAACCTGTTCTTGGGCTCTGGTCTGTTTGACGATGGCGGGTTGCGCGACAGCGGGATCACCAATGCCATCGCCACGGATATCGGGGCAGGCACCAGCTATTCGATGCTGCAGACCCTGAATGAGGGCTACAAGATCCTGCAATTGCAGGGCCAGAAACTGCACCCGCTGCGGGCCTTCCACTGGATCACCCGCGGCAATGCGGTGGCTTTGGGGCTGGAAGATAAGATCGGCACGCTGGAGGCGGGTACCGAGGCAGATGTTGTGGTGCTGAACGCCCGGGCCACGGCCGCGATGGAATTGCGGATGGAACGCGCTGAGAGCCTGTCGGAAGAGCTGTTCATCCTGCAGATGCTGGGCGATGACCGATCGGTGGATCAGGTCTACGTCGCGGGCAAGGCGCAGAAATCTGTGCCAGACCAAGGATATTCCCCTTCAGTTGCGGCGTGA
- a CDS encoding helix-turn-helix domain-containing protein, with amino-acid sequence MSEIPAYALYGEERFLPDALHIEAIKDRAGTLDWSIAAHQHPHLHQLFLIEAGGVTLRVEGEAQRPELPCLISIPRGVVHGFTFTPGTRGWVITVQTAALPDMFAPASDLAGVLATWGIVPGTGVMRQTAIALAAEHAQPDKGRATMLRALAAQMLCQAARALPDPQAQAPGTRAAEILAGFEHLLQSHVRDRWQVADYAAALALTPTHLSRVLRAATGQSASATIEARTFQEACRQLAYTRLDVRQIGFDLGFEDPAYFSRQFRRHVGVTPSAYRKRVNAG; translated from the coding sequence ATGTCAGAAATTCCCGCCTATGCCCTTTACGGCGAAGAGCGTTTCTTGCCGGACGCCCTGCATATCGAAGCCATCAAAGATCGGGCTGGCACCCTGGATTGGAGTATCGCTGCACATCAGCACCCGCATCTGCACCAGCTGTTCCTGATTGAGGCCGGCGGCGTGACCCTGCGGGTTGAGGGCGAAGCCCAGCGCCCTGAGCTGCCCTGCCTTATCTCCATCCCGCGCGGCGTGGTGCATGGGTTTACCTTCACCCCCGGCACCCGCGGCTGGGTGATCACCGTGCAAACCGCCGCCCTGCCCGACATGTTTGCCCCTGCCAGCGATCTGGCCGGTGTTCTGGCCACTTGGGGAATCGTGCCCGGCACCGGTGTGATGCGGCAGACGGCAATTGCGCTGGCGGCGGAACATGCCCAGCCTGATAAGGGCCGTGCCACGATGCTGCGGGCCCTGGCGGCGCAGATGCTGTGCCAGGCCGCCCGCGCCCTGCCCGATCCGCAAGCCCAGGCGCCGGGCACCCGCGCCGCAGAAATCCTTGCCGGTTTCGAACATCTGCTGCAGTCCCATGTGCGCGACCGTTGGCAGGTGGCAGATTACGCGGCCGCGCTGGCGCTGACGCCCACCCACCTGAGCCGCGTGTTGCGCGCGGCGACGGGGCAGTCAGCCTCGGCCACGATTGAGGCGCGCACCTTTCAAGAGGCCTGCCGCCAGCTGGCCTATACGCGCCTGGACGTGCGCCAAATCGGTTTTGACCTCGGCTTTGAGGATCCGGCCTATTTCTCACGCCAGTTCCGCCGCCACGTCGGCGTGACGCCCAGCGCCTATCGCAAACGGGTCAACGCCGGCTAG